A DNA window from Phragmites australis chromosome 11, lpPhrAust1.1, whole genome shotgun sequence contains the following coding sequences:
- the LOC133883942 gene encoding protein DETOXIFICATION 14-like: MEERVPLLPQRVARDGDGREETWGGVRWWRDLAREAGKVGYVALPMAAVSASQYAVQVASSMMVGHLPGVLPLSASAIATSLASVSGFSLLIGMACGLETLCGQAYGAKQYDKLGLQTYRAIVTLITVSIPIALLWVFMGKLLILIGQDPLISKGAGRYIIWLIPGLFAYAISQPLTKFLQSQSLIIPMLWSSMATLLLHIPLCWLLVFKTSLGYIGASLAISLSYWLNVIMLSVYIGYSNSCKETRSPPTIEAFRGVGLFLRLALSSALMLCFEWWSFEVLILVSGLLPNPALQTSVLSICLTTITLMYTIPYGLEAAASTRVANELGGGNPEGARSAVQVVMCIAVMEAALVTSVLLASQHILGYAYSSDKEVVAYVNAMVPFVCVSVAADSLQGVLSGIARGCGWQHLGAYVNLGSFYLVGIPVALFLGFVLKMEGKGLWMGISCGSMVQFLLLAVITFFSNWQKMSEKARERVFSDELSDSDKETLVSDG, translated from the exons ATGGAGGAGAGGGTACCGCTTCTGCCGCAGCGAGTGGCGCGGGACGGCGACGGCCGAGAGGAGACGTGGGGCGGCGTGAGGTGGTGGAGGGACCTGGCGCGGGAGGCCGGTAAGGTCGGGTACGTGGCCCTGCCGATGGCGGCCGTGAGCGCATCGCAGTACGCGGTGCAGGTGGCGTCCAGCATGATGGTTGGCCACCTCCCCGGCGTCCTCCCGCTCTCCGCCTCCGCCATCGCCACCTCCCTCGCTAGCGTCTCCGGCTTCAGCCTCCTC ATTGGAATGGCATGTGGATTGGAGACTCTATGCGGCCAAGCTTATGGGGCAAAACAGTACGACAAATTGGGACTGCAAACCTACAGAGCTATAGTCACACTCATAACTGTGAGCATTCCAATCGCACTTCTGTGGGTATTCATGGGCAAACTCCTGATTCTCATAGGTCAAGACCCTTTGATCTCGAAGGGAGCTGGTAGATACATAATCTGGTTGATTCCAGGGCTCTTTGCATATGCAATCAGCCAACCTCTCACAAAGTTTCTGCAGTCTCAGAGTCTAATAATTCCTATGCTTTGGTCCTCCATGGCGACACTGCTCTTGCACATCCCTCTTTGTTGGTTATTGGTGTTCAAGACCAGTTTGGGGTATATTGGAGCTTCTTTGGCGATAAGCTTATCATATTGGTTGAATGTGATCATGCTTTCTGTGTACATCGGATACTCGAATTCTTGTAAGGAGACCCGCTCGCCTCCTACAATTGAGGCCTTCAGAGGAGTTGGCTTGTTTCTACGCCTAGCTCTATCATCTGCACTAATGTTGTG TTTTGAATGGTGGTCCTTTGAGGTCCTTATTCTTGTCTCAGGACTTTTACCCAATCCAGCGTTGCAAACTTCAGTTCTTTCAATATG CCTGACGACTATCACGTTAATGTATACTATACCTTATGGGCTTGAAGCGGCTGCAAG CACTCGAGTAGCAAATGAATTAGGTGGTGGTAACCCCGAAGGAGCTCGATCAGCTGTTCAGGTTGTCATGTGTATTGCAGTGATGGAGGCAGCTCTCGTCACAAGTGTACTCTTAGCATCACAGCACATCTTGGGATATGCATATAGCAGTGATAAGGAGGTTGTCGCGTATGTCAATGCAATGGTTCCCTTTGTGTGCGTCTCTGTTGCTGCTGATAGCCTACAAGGAGTTCTATCAG GTATTGCCCGAGGATGCGGGTGGCAGCACTTGGGCGCCTATGTCAACCTCGGTTCTTTCTATCTGGTAGGGATTCCAGTGGCACTCTTCCTCGGCTTTGTTCTGAAGATGGAAGGAAAAGGGCTGTGGATGGGCATTTCCTGCGGTTCCATGGTGCAATTCTTACTTCTCGCCGTCATAACATTTTTCAGCAACTGGCAGAAGATG TCCGAAAAAGCGAGGGAGAGAGTTTTCAGCGACGAGCTGTCAGACTCAGACAAGGAAACTTTGGTATCTGATGGATAA
- the LOC133885917 gene encoding uncharacterized protein LOC133885917: protein MTSSSKTQLLRRISQPKPSLAAMASSVLRSGHRILLRRHSLSAAFSTAAAEELIDVRKLPTDYDPSTFDPSSPSRPPPSDRVWRLVEDVSSLTLAESAALSSLLLRRLDIPSAPPIAILNSAAGLGGGGGGAASAGPAGEKAAAAAEKTVFELRLEAFDTASKIKVIKEIRTFTDLGLKEAKELVEKAPAVIKGGVSKEEAQAIVERMKAVGAKVVMD, encoded by the coding sequence ATGACATCTTCTTCCAAAACCCAACTCCTACGCCGCATCTCGCAGCCAAAACCTAGCCTCGCCGCCATGGCCTCCTCCGTCCTCCGCTCCGGCCACCgcatcctcctccgccgccacaGCCTCTCCGCAGCCTTCTCCACGGCCGCCGCCGAGGAGCTCATCGACGTCCGCAAGCTGCCCACCGACTACGACCCCTCCACCTTCGACCCCTCCTCCCCGTCCCGCCCGCCTCCGTCCGACCGCGTGTGGCGCCTCGTCGAGGACGTCTCCTCCCTCACCCTCGCGGAGTCCGCCgcgctctcctctctcctcctccgccgcctcgacATCCCCTCCGCTCCCCCCATCGCCATCCTCAACTCCGCCGCGGGgctgggaggcggcggcggcggcgcggcgtcTGCCGGGCCGGCGGGGGAgaaggcggccgcggcggcggagaagaCGGTGTTTGAGCTGCGGCTGGAGGCGTTCGACACGGCgagcaagatcaaggtgatcaaggagATCCGGACATTCACTGACCTGGGGCTCAAGGAGGCCAAGGAGCTGGTGGAGAAAGCGCCGGCGGTGATCAAGGGCGGCGTATCGAAGGAGGAGGCTCAGGCCATCGTCGAGCGGATGAAGGCGGTCGGTGCCAAGGTCGTCATGGACTGA
- the LOC133885135 gene encoding uncharacterized protein LOC133885135 — MAAAGGGSSDDVPILQGENLTSNVKSIYYSRTFLSIIGGVVAGIWGFTGLMGFVFYFLIMMVTSIGLLAKSKFSVQTYFDSWSRILIEGVFGGLMSFVLFWTFAYDIVHIF; from the exons atggcggcggccggcggtggTTCCTCCGACGACGTCCCGATCCTCCAGGGGGAGAACCTCACCAGCAACGTCAAGTCCATCTACTACAG TCGAACATTCTTGTCAATCATTGGTGGAGTTGTTGCTGGAATCTGGGGATTCACAGGCCTGATGGGATTTGTCTTCTACTTTCTGATAATGATGGTTACATCTATCGGGCTCTTGGCAAAGTCAAAATTTTCAGTTCAGACATACTTTGATAGTTGGAGCAGGATTTTGATTGAAGGAGTTTTTGGTGGCCTTATG TCCTTTGTGCTGTTTTGGAC ATTTGCTTACGACATTGTTCACATCTTCTGA